A region from the Streptomyces lydicus genome encodes:
- a CDS encoding thiolase domain-containing protein — protein sequence MSKEPVAVVGVGQTKHVAARRDVSLAGLVREAARHALDDAELTWADIDAVVIGKAPDFFEGVMMPELYLADALGAVGKPMLRVHTAGSVGGSTALVAANLVAARVHRTVLTVAFEKQSESNAMWGLSLPIPFQQPLLAGAGGFFAPHVRAYMRRTGAPDTVGSLVAYKDRRNALKNPYAHLHEHDITLEKVRASPMLWDPIRYSETCPSSDGACAMILTDRTGAARAPHPAAWVHGGAMRSEPTLFAGKDFVSPQAGKDCAADVYRQAGITDPRRQIDAVEMYVPFSWYEPMWLENLGFAEEGEGWKLTESGVTELDGDLPVNPSGGVLSTNPIGASGMIRFAEAALQVRGQAGAHQVDGARQALGHAYGGGSQFFSMWLVGAEAPAT from the coding sequence ATGAGCAAGGAGCCCGTGGCCGTCGTCGGTGTCGGCCAGACCAAACACGTCGCCGCGCGCCGCGACGTCTCGCTCGCCGGACTCGTCCGCGAGGCGGCCCGACACGCCCTGGACGACGCCGAGTTGACCTGGGCGGACATCGACGCCGTGGTGATCGGCAAGGCCCCCGACTTCTTCGAGGGCGTGATGATGCCCGAGCTGTACCTCGCCGATGCCCTGGGCGCCGTCGGCAAACCGATGCTGCGGGTGCACACCGCGGGCTCGGTCGGTGGCTCCACCGCCCTGGTCGCCGCGAACCTCGTCGCCGCCCGGGTCCACCGCACCGTCCTCACCGTCGCCTTCGAGAAGCAGTCCGAGTCCAACGCCATGTGGGGACTGTCCCTGCCCATCCCCTTCCAGCAGCCCCTGCTGGCCGGCGCCGGCGGCTTCTTCGCCCCGCACGTCCGCGCCTATATGCGGCGCACCGGCGCCCCGGACACCGTCGGCTCCCTGGTCGCCTACAAGGACCGCCGCAACGCCCTCAAGAACCCCTACGCCCACCTCCACGAACACGACATCACCCTGGAGAAGGTCCGGGCCTCGCCGATGCTCTGGGACCCGATCCGCTACTCCGAGACCTGTCCGTCCTCCGACGGCGCCTGCGCGATGATCCTCACCGACCGCACCGGAGCCGCCCGCGCACCGCACCCGGCGGCCTGGGTGCACGGCGGCGCCATGCGCAGCGAACCCACCCTCTTCGCCGGCAAGGACTTCGTCTCCCCGCAGGCCGGCAAGGACTGCGCCGCCGATGTCTACCGGCAGGCCGGCATCACCGACCCGCGCCGCCAGATCGACGCGGTGGAGATGTACGTCCCCTTCAGCTGGTACGAGCCGATGTGGCTGGAGAACCTGGGCTTCGCCGAGGAGGGAGAGGGCTGGAAGCTCACCGAGTCGGGCGTCACCGAGCTGGACGGCGACCTCCCCGTCAACCCGTCCGGCGGGGTGCTCTCCACCAACCCCATCGGCGCCTCCGGCATGATCCGCTTCGCGGAGGCCGCCCTCCAGGTACGCGGACAGGCCGGCGCCCACCAAGTCGACGGCGCACGGCAGGCGTTGGGGCATGCGTACGGCGGCGGCTCCCAGTTTTTCTCGATGTGGCTGGTGGGCGCCGAAGCACCGGCCACCTGA
- a CDS encoding Zn-ribbon domain-containing OB-fold protein has protein sequence MPEVLTAPLVVEFPFTRSLGPVQSAFLTGLRERTVLGVTASDGRVVVPPTEYDPVTAEEIRDLVEVGTSGTVTTWAWNPSPRRGQPLTTPFAWVLVRLDGADTALLHALDAPGPDAVRTGMRVRVRWAEERTGAITDIACFEPDDGAAEESRPAPDHSAGGAGRPAPHTGEFANPVTGITTPARLDYTYAPGRAQSRYLQALSDHRIVGERCPSCRKVYVPPRGACPTCGVATDTQVEAGPRGTVTTFCIVNIKAKNLDIEVPYVYAHIALDGADLALHARIGGIPYDRVRMGLRVEPVWAKGSRFPDHYRPTGEPDADYDSYKELI, from the coding sequence ATGCCAGAGGTCCTCACGGCGCCCCTCGTCGTGGAATTCCCCTTCACCCGCTCCCTCGGACCCGTCCAGAGCGCCTTCCTCACCGGGCTGCGCGAGCGCACCGTCCTCGGCGTCACGGCGAGCGACGGCCGGGTGGTCGTCCCGCCCACCGAGTACGACCCGGTCACCGCGGAGGAGATCCGCGACCTGGTGGAGGTCGGCACCAGCGGCACCGTCACCACCTGGGCCTGGAACCCGTCCCCCCGCCGCGGCCAGCCCCTCACCACCCCCTTCGCCTGGGTCCTGGTCCGGCTCGACGGCGCCGACACCGCCCTGCTGCACGCCCTGGACGCGCCCGGTCCCGACGCCGTACGCACCGGCATGCGGGTCCGGGTCCGCTGGGCCGAGGAGCGCACCGGCGCGATCACCGACATCGCCTGCTTCGAGCCGGACGACGGCGCCGCCGAGGAGAGCCGGCCGGCACCGGACCACAGCGCCGGAGGGGCCGGCCGGCCGGCACCGCACACCGGGGAGTTCGCAAACCCCGTCACCGGGATCACCACCCCCGCCCGCCTCGACTACACCTACGCGCCCGGCCGCGCCCAGTCCCGCTACCTCCAGGCGCTCTCGGACCACCGGATCGTGGGCGAGCGCTGCCCCTCCTGCCGCAAGGTCTACGTCCCGCCCCGCGGCGCCTGCCCCACCTGCGGCGTCGCCACCGACACCCAGGTCGAGGCCGGCCCCCGCGGCACCGTCACCACCTTCTGCATCGTCAACATCAAGGCCAAGAACCTCGACATCGAGGTCCCCTACGTCTACGCCCATATCGCCCTGGACGGCGCCGACCTGGCCCTGCACGCCCGGATCGGCGGCATCCCGTACGACCGGGTCCGCATGGGGCTGCGCGTCGAACCCGTCTGGGCCAAGGGCAGCCGCTTTCCCGACCACTACCGCCCCACCGGCGAACCCGATGCCGACTACGACAGCTACAAGGAGCTGATCTGA
- a CDS encoding DUF397 domain-containing protein has product MTDSITEQRLVGGPRPDLDLTQAEWQSSTQRVGGVQIAFVEGYIAMRNRHTPEIPALIFTPAEWRAFVLDAREGEFDLT; this is encoded by the coding sequence GTGACCGACAGCATCACCGAGCAGCGTCTCGTGGGCGGGCCGAGGCCCGATCTCGACCTGACACAGGCCGAGTGGCAGTCGAGCACCCAGCGCGTGGGCGGCGTCCAGATCGCCTTCGTCGAGGGCTACATCGCCATGCGAAACCGCCACACCCCGGAGATCCCAGCCCTGATCTTCACCCCCGCCGAGTGGCGCGCCTTCGTCCTCGACGCCCGCGAGGGCGAATTCGATCTGACGTAG
- a CDS encoding thiolase domain-containing protein, with the protein MRDVAIVAFGQSDHVRDSAETSEVEMLMPVLHDVLAQTGLAARDIDFTCSGSSDYLAGRAFSFTMALDGVGAWPPISESHVEMDGAWALYEAWVKLLTGEAETALVYSYGKSSPGSVRDVLTRQLDPYYVAPLWPDSVALAALQAQALIDAELTDERELAGIAARRRTAAGSNPHAQLRGEVPMGEPLVAPLRTGDCPPIGDGAAAVVLAVGDTARRLTDRPAWIRGLDHRIEAHGLGVRDLTDSPSTRLAAERAGAFELSHGRKGTGGAPMVDTAELHAPFTSQEVVLRRALRLDAPDSTVCINPSGGALAANPVMAAGLIRLGEAAARIQRGASDRALAHATSGPCLQHNLVAVLEGE; encoded by the coding sequence ATGCGCGACGTCGCCATCGTCGCCTTCGGGCAGAGCGATCACGTCCGCGACAGCGCGGAGACCTCCGAGGTCGAGATGCTGATGCCGGTGCTCCACGACGTGCTGGCGCAAACCGGCCTGGCGGCCCGGGACATCGACTTCACCTGCTCCGGCTCCTCCGACTACCTCGCCGGCCGGGCCTTCTCCTTCACCATGGCCCTGGACGGCGTCGGCGCCTGGCCGCCGATCTCCGAATCCCATGTCGAGATGGACGGCGCCTGGGCGCTGTACGAGGCCTGGGTGAAGCTCCTCACCGGCGAGGCGGAGACCGCACTCGTCTACTCCTACGGCAAGTCCTCGCCGGGCAGCGTCCGCGACGTCCTCACCCGCCAGCTCGACCCCTACTACGTCGCCCCGCTGTGGCCCGACTCCGTCGCGCTCGCCGCCCTCCAGGCGCAGGCCCTGATCGACGCGGAGCTGACCGACGAGCGGGAACTGGCCGGCATCGCCGCCCGCCGCCGCACCGCCGCCGGGTCCAACCCGCACGCCCAGCTGCGCGGCGAGGTGCCCATGGGCGAACCGCTCGTCGCCCCCCTGCGCACCGGCGACTGCCCGCCCATCGGCGACGGCGCGGCCGCCGTCGTCCTCGCCGTCGGCGACACCGCCCGCCGGCTGACCGACCGCCCCGCCTGGATCCGCGGCCTCGACCACCGCATCGAGGCACACGGCCTGGGCGTCCGCGACCTCACCGACTCGCCGTCCACCCGGCTCGCGGCCGAGCGCGCCGGCGCCTTCGAGCTCTCCCATGGCCGCAAGGGCACGGGAGGTGCCCCCATGGTGGACACCGCCGAACTGCACGCCCCCTTCACCTCCCAGGAGGTCGTGCTGCGCCGCGCCCTGCGACTCGACGCGCCGGACAGCACGGTGTGCATCAACCCGTCCGGCGGCGCGCTCGCCGCCAACCCCGTCATGGCCGCGGGCCTGATCCGCCTCGGCGAGGCCGCCGCCCGCATCCAGCGGGGCGCCTCCGACCGCGCCCTCGCCCACGCCACCTCGGGCCCGTGCCTGCAGCACAACCTGGTCGCCGTCCTGGAAGGTGAGTGA
- a CDS encoding crotonase/enoyl-CoA hydratase family protein, with protein sequence MGGTEHLSVERVGATLVLTLNRPEAKNALSLPMLVGLYDGWITADEDDTIRSVVLTGAGGTFCAGMDLKALAGDGMTGEHYRDRLRADPDLHWKAMLRHHRPRKPVIAAVEGHCVAGGTEILQGTDIRVAGESATFGLYEVRRGLFPIGGSTVRLARQIPRTHALEMLLTGRPYPAREAERIGLIGHVVPEGTALDKALEIAELVNGCGPLAVEAVKASVYETAEMTETDGLAAELARGWPVFDTADAKEGSRAFAEKRPPVYRRA encoded by the coding sequence ATGGGTGGTACGGAACATCTGTCGGTGGAGCGCGTCGGCGCGACACTGGTGCTCACCCTCAACCGGCCGGAGGCGAAGAACGCGCTCTCGCTGCCGATGCTGGTGGGCCTGTACGACGGCTGGATCACCGCCGACGAGGACGACACGATCCGCTCCGTCGTCCTCACCGGCGCCGGTGGCACCTTCTGCGCCGGTATGGACCTCAAGGCCCTCGCGGGCGACGGCATGACCGGCGAGCACTACCGCGACCGGCTGCGCGCCGACCCCGACCTGCACTGGAAGGCGATGCTGCGGCACCACCGCCCCCGCAAACCCGTGATCGCCGCCGTCGAGGGGCACTGCGTCGCGGGAGGGACGGAGATCCTGCAGGGCACCGACATCCGCGTCGCCGGCGAGAGCGCCACCTTCGGGCTCTACGAGGTGCGGCGCGGCCTGTTCCCGATCGGCGGTTCCACCGTCCGTCTCGCCCGCCAGATCCCCCGCACCCACGCCCTGGAGATGCTGCTCACCGGCCGGCCCTACCCCGCGCGCGAGGCCGAGCGCATCGGCCTGATCGGCCATGTCGTGCCCGAGGGGACCGCGCTGGACAAGGCCCTGGAGATCGCGGAGCTGGTCAACGGCTGCGGACCGCTCGCCGTCGAAGCCGTCAAGGCCTCCGTCTACGAGACCGCTGAGATGACCGAGACCGACGGGCTGGCGGCCGAACTCGCCCGCGGCTGGCCGGTCTTCGACACCGCCGACGCCAAAGAAGGCTCCCGGGCCTTCGCCGAGAAGCGCCCGCCCGTCTACCGGCGCGCCTGA